One part of the Bacteroidia bacterium genome encodes these proteins:
- a CDS encoding beta-ketoacyl-ACP synthase III, translated as MPNAKIAGLGFYVPENVVDNHELSKIVNTNDEWVQERSGIVERRYFTEGKDTVANMGANAARMAIERAGITPEDIDFIIFATLSPDYYFPGSGVLLQRELGISHLEIPALDIRNQCSGFIYGISIADQFIKSGTYKNILLVGSEIQSPLFDYSDEGRHVTVLFGDGAGAAVIQPTEKEGQGVLTTKLHADGTYAEKLAVLAPTTRKAPFISNEMIENGDIYTVMEGRFVFKLAVTKFPEVVNEALDATNLGLEDIDLFIPHQANLRIAEAVRKSLGLPEEKVYNNIMRYGNTTAASIPIALTEAWEQGKLKEGDLLCLAAFGSGFTWGSTLIRW; from the coding sequence ATGCCAAACGCCAAAATAGCCGGTCTGGGATTTTATGTTCCGGAAAATGTTGTTGATAATCATGAGTTATCCAAAATTGTAAATACCAATGATGAGTGGGTGCAGGAGCGCTCAGGGATTGTTGAGAGGAGGTATTTTACAGAAGGAAAAGATACGGTTGCCAATATGGGAGCAAATGCCGCCCGTATGGCTATTGAAAGAGCCGGAATTACTCCAGAGGATATAGATTTCATCATCTTCGCAACCTTGAGTCCGGATTATTACTTTCCGGGTAGTGGTGTTTTGCTTCAGCGGGAATTGGGAATTTCCCATCTGGAAATCCCTGCCCTTGATATCCGAAATCAATGTTCCGGTTTTATCTATGGGATTTCTATTGCGGATCAATTCATCAAGTCGGGAACCTATAAAAATATTTTGCTGGTAGGATCAGAGATTCAATCTCCTCTCTTTGATTATTCGGATGAAGGTAGACATGTTACAGTTCTCTTTGGAGATGGAGCAGGTGCTGCCGTCATTCAACCAACAGAAAAAGAAGGACAAGGGGTCCTGACCACTAAGCTACATGCTGATGGGACCTATGCTGAGAAATTGGCAGTATTGGCACCTACTACTCGAAAAGCTCCTTTCATCAGCAATGAAATGATTGAGAATGGAGATATCTATACGGTTATGGAAGGTCGCTTTGTCTTTAAACTGGCAGTAACCAAGTTTCCGGAAGTAGTAAATGAAGCTTTAGATGCTACAAATCTGGGATTGGAAGATATTGATCTCTTTATTCCACACCAGGCCAACCTGCGTATTGCTGAAGCCGTAAGAAAAAGCCTTGGACTACCCGAAGAAAAGGTCTACAACAATATCATGCGTTATGGCAATACCACAGCTGCTTCCATTCCTATTGCGCTGACCGAAGCCTGGGAACAAGGCAAGCTGAAAGAAGGAGATCTTCTGTGTCTGGCAGCCTTTGGGAGTGGATTTACCTGGGGATCTACCTTGATTCGCTGGTAA
- a CDS encoding pyridoxal-phosphate dependent enzyme: MIYNNIIETIGNTPLVRLNSVTENIKATVLVKVEYFNPGHSIKDRIAIQMIEDAERDGKIKPGGTIIESTSGNTGMGLALAAIVKGYRCIFTMADKQSQEKIDILRAVGAEVVVCPTNVEPEDPRSYYSVAGRLDKEIPNSIWMNQYDNPSNRKAHILSTGPEIWEQTEGKITHFAAGMGTCGTISGISEYLKGKNPDIKTIGLDTYGSIFKKLHETGEIDPKEIYPYLTEGIGEDILPENCNMELVDSIIKVSDKDAALMTRKLAKMEGLFVGWSCGSAVFGALEYAKTLKKDDMMVIILPDHGTRYLGKVYSDTWMSTHDFIDEGNMLTAGQILQDKSNGHGLVTLGSEKTLADAVNIMREQNISQIPVMKDTEIIGSLNENRVLNTILDDPSLKNAPVTKAMSDPLPFVLSSTRVDVISKLIHKDNPAVIVKSPEGELDILTKFDLINVLAK; encoded by the coding sequence ATGATCTATAACAATATCATCGAAACAATCGGAAATACTCCTCTTGTCAGGCTCAATTCAGTTACAGAAAATATCAAAGCTACAGTTCTGGTAAAGGTGGAATATTTCAATCCCGGTCACAGTATCAAAGACCGGATTGCAATACAGATGATAGAAGATGCCGAAAGAGATGGCAAAATAAAACCCGGAGGAACGATTATCGAAAGTACTTCCGGTAATACCGGAATGGGCCTCGCTCTGGCAGCTATTGTGAAAGGATACAGATGTATTTTCACCATGGCTGATAAACAATCTCAGGAAAAAATCGATATTCTGAGAGCTGTGGGAGCCGAAGTAGTGGTATGCCCTACCAATGTTGAACCAGAAGATCCCAGATCTTATTATTCAGTTGCTGGACGTTTGGACAAAGAGATCCCAAACTCTATTTGGATGAATCAATACGACAATCCAAGCAACAGAAAAGCACATATCCTGAGTACTGGACCCGAGATTTGGGAGCAAACAGAAGGCAAAATCACACATTTTGCTGCGGGAATGGGGACTTGCGGAACGATCAGTGGGATTTCAGAATACCTTAAAGGCAAGAATCCGGATATCAAAACCATTGGCCTGGATACCTATGGTTCTATATTTAAAAAACTGCACGAAACGGGAGAAATAGATCCCAAAGAAATCTATCCCTATTTGACAGAGGGCATAGGAGAAGATATTCTCCCGGAGAACTGCAATATGGAGCTCGTTGATTCGATCATCAAGGTAAGTGATAAAGATGCTGCTCTCATGACACGAAAACTGGCAAAAATGGAAGGCCTATTTGTAGGTTGGTCCTGTGGTTCGGCTGTTTTTGGAGCCCTGGAGTATGCCAAAACGCTCAAAAAAGACGACATGATGGTCATCATCCTACCGGATCATGGAACTCGCTATTTGGGCAAAGTATACAGCGATACCTGGATGTCTACCCATGATTTCATTGATGAAGGAAATATGTTGACAGCTGGGCAAATCCTGCAGGACAAAAGTAATGGACATGGACTTGTTACCTTGGGCTCAGAGAAGACGCTTGCAGATGCCGTAAATATCATGCGTGAGCAAAACATTTCTCAGATTCCGGTGATGAAAGATACCGAGATCATCGGAAGCCTCAACGAGAATCGGGTTTTGAATACCATCCTGGATGATCCCAGTCTCAAAAATGCCCCGGTTACCAAAGCCATGAGTGATCCGCTTCCTTTTGTGCTTTCTTCCACCCGTGTGGATGTAATCTCCAAACTTATCCATAAGGATAATCCTGCAGTGATCGTAAAAAGTCCTGAGGGTGAGCTAGATATACTCACAAAGTTTGACCTGATCAATGTACTTGCAAAATAA
- a CDS encoding MFS transporter, with translation MEKTTTSLKEPQFSKDYQNYVLALLTLVYTFNFFDRQIVTILQEPIKADLGLFDWQLGLLSGLSFALFYTFLGIPIARYADKANRRNIVAISLTLWSGMTALTGYTQNFIQILLARMGVGIGEAGGSPPAHSMISDYFPPKRRATALSIYSMGVYFGLMIAFGMGGWLASTYGWRQAFLIVGIPGIILAILMRLTVKEPIRGFYDDAASKKVETPPFFESIKFLFSKKTFTYLAFATGLHAFVGYANTSWMPSLMLRIHGGLEWIPPFASEAVTINLTVVGLMFAFSVGVGGGLGTFLGGFLSDRLSKRDNRWYCWISALSILISIPFGYAVIFTGNMTLLVLMFFISNVLFGMYLGPSIAVSHSLVPPHFRAMASAVLFFVLNLIGIGMGPLVTGIFSDLLAPTFGDESVRYALAISVVADLAAMWLFYKAAGNLNTDLESIESPTLENKIDDIGNN, from the coding sequence ATGGAGAAAACTACTACTAGCCTGAAAGAGCCGCAGTTTAGTAAAGACTATCAAAACTACGTTCTCGCCCTACTTACCCTGGTTTATACCTTCAATTTTTTTGACCGACAAATCGTAACCATCCTCCAGGAACCCATCAAAGCGGACCTGGGACTTTTTGACTGGCAATTGGGATTACTTAGCGGACTCTCCTTCGCTTTGTTCTATACTTTTTTAGGAATTCCCATTGCACGCTATGCGGACAAAGCCAATAGAAGAAATATTGTCGCCATTTCCCTTACGCTTTGGAGTGGAATGACCGCACTTACCGGGTACACCCAGAATTTTATCCAGATACTCCTGGCAAGAATGGGTGTAGGGATAGGAGAAGCAGGTGGTAGTCCTCCGGCTCACTCCATGATCTCGGATTACTTCCCTCCCAAAAGAAGAGCTACTGCACTTTCCATCTATTCGATGGGCGTCTATTTTGGATTGATGATCGCCTTTGGTATGGGAGGTTGGTTGGCCAGTACATATGGCTGGAGACAGGCTTTTTTGATCGTAGGTATTCCCGGGATTATTCTGGCCATTCTGATGAGACTTACCGTAAAAGAACCTATCAGAGGATTTTATGATGATGCTGCCAGCAAAAAGGTGGAAACCCCTCCTTTCTTTGAAAGCATCAAATTCCTTTTTAGCAAAAAGACCTTTACTTATTTAGCATTTGCCACTGGACTTCATGCCTTCGTAGGATATGCCAATACTTCATGGATGCCTTCTTTGATGCTCAGAATACATGGAGGTCTGGAATGGATCCCTCCTTTTGCATCTGAAGCTGTCACCATCAACCTTACCGTAGTTGGGCTTATGTTTGCCTTCTCCGTTGGAGTGGGCGGAGGATTGGGAACTTTTCTAGGAGGTTTCCTTTCGGACAGACTTTCTAAAAGAGATAATCGATGGTATTGCTGGATTTCAGCCCTCAGTATCCTGATTTCTATTCCTTTTGGATATGCAGTGATTTTCACAGGAAACATGACCCTTCTGGTTCTCATGTTTTTCATTTCCAATGTATTATTTGGTATGTATCTGGGGCCCTCAATTGCGGTTTCTCATAGCCTGGTCCCCCCTCACTTCCGCGCCATGGCAAGTGCCGTTTTATTTTTCGTCCTGAACCTTATCGGAATCGGCATGGGCCCATTGGTTACAGGTATATTCAGTGATTTACTTGCCCCTACATTTGGAGATGAGTCAGTCCGATATGCCCTGGCAATCTCTGTAGTTGCAGACCTCGCCGCCATGTGGTTATTTTACAAGGCTGCAGGGAACTTAAATACGGACCTTGAAAGTATAGAAAGTCCAACACTAGAAAATAAAATTGATGACATCGGAAATAACTGA
- the ribD gene encoding bifunctional diaminohydroxyphosphoribosylaminopyrimidine deaminase/5-amino-6-(5-phosphoribosylamino)uracil reductase RibD yields the protein MTSEITDALFLNRCKELAEMSDSRVYPNPRVGSVIVHEGKIIGEGFHRMPGSAHAEVAAVASVKDKSLLPSSTIYVNLEPCNHFGKTPPCTHLILEHKIPEVVIGSLDPNPQVAGSGVQRLKEHGLKVRVAEDPGEFHDLNKVFFTNQLKKRAFILLKWAESSDNFIATFNEEGKAIPTPISGSQSLRLAHKLRAKHHAIMIAKNTALIDNPRLNTRLYPGRTPIRIILDRNMELPRSLGIFQDGLETLILNEKENTSEGAVRWIKTDKLGDLNKLSGELLERLGICSVLVEGGSNLLQQYIDQAAYDEIWRVEAEKTLLQGISGPKIPAQINFEQGRLDRKDQLFYYRAYQDIFSPIAPNT from the coding sequence ATGACATCGGAAATAACTGATGCACTTTTTTTAAATCGTTGTAAAGAACTGGCAGAAATGTCCGACTCCCGGGTTTATCCCAATCCGAGAGTTGGATCTGTCATTGTCCATGAAGGAAAGATCATTGGAGAAGGTTTCCATCGGATGCCCGGAAGCGCTCATGCGGAAGTGGCAGCCGTGGCTTCGGTAAAAGATAAATCTCTGCTTCCATCCTCCACCATCTACGTCAACCTCGAACCCTGCAATCATTTTGGAAAAACCCCTCCCTGTACTCATCTCATTTTAGAACATAAGATACCGGAGGTGGTGATCGGTAGTCTGGATCCAAATCCTCAAGTCGCTGGTTCAGGGGTGCAGAGATTGAAAGAGCATGGACTAAAAGTGAGAGTAGCTGAAGATCCTGGCGAATTTCATGACCTCAATAAAGTCTTCTTCACCAATCAGCTAAAGAAGCGAGCCTTTATCCTACTTAAGTGGGCAGAATCATCTGATAATTTTATTGCGACTTTTAATGAGGAAGGGAAAGCGATTCCCACTCCCATTAGTGGTTCACAAAGTTTGCGCCTAGCACATAAACTCAGGGCCAAACATCATGCGATCATGATCGCCAAAAACACAGCTCTGATCGATAATCCTCGCCTGAATACCCGACTCTATCCCGGAAGAACTCCTATTCGGATCATCCTGGATCGAAACATGGAGCTTCCCAGAAGTCTTGGGATTTTTCAGGATGGATTGGAGACCCTTATTCTGAATGAAAAAGAAAACACCTCCGAAGGGGCCGTACGCTGGATAAAAACCGATAAGCTTGGAGACCTGAATAAACTTTCTGGTGAACTACTGGAAAGATTAGGCATTTGTAGTGTTTTAGTTGAAGGAGGAAGTAATCTTCTCCAGCAATATATCGACCAGGCGGCTTATGATGAGATTTGGCGAGTTGAAGCCGAAAAGACCTTACTGCAAGGCATATCCGGTCCCAAAATACCTGCACAGATAAATTTTGAACAAGGAAGACTTGATCGAAAGGATCAGTTATTCTATTATAGAGCCTATCAGGACATCTTTAGCCCAATAGCTCCAAACACATGA